Proteins encoded within one genomic window of Deltaproteobacteria bacterium:
- a CDS encoding bifunctional (p)ppGpp synthetase/guanosine-3',5'-bis(diphosphate) 3'-pyrophosphohydrolase: MQRLSEITAAIRSYHPEADIELVERAYAFACKAHEGQMRRSGDPYVTHPVSVAALIAQLKLDVPSVCAGLLHDAVEDTSVTVEELTEHFGQEIAFLVDGVTKLGKLPYSTREERQAENFRKMLLAMARDIRVILVKFCDRLDNMRTLDALPPEKQERIAAETMQIYAPLAHRLGIQWMKCEFEDLSFRYLYPGEYEQIRAAVDQSESERRRYIADVEQLIAKEMAAGGVHCTVTGRAKHLWSIRQKMRRTGRSFDEIHDKIGFRVITDSVAACYQALGVAHSAWTPIPGRFKDYIALPKPNMYQSLHTAVIGPDGERIEIQIRTEEMHRVAEFGVAAHWKYKEGKPAGFTDDERKFAWLRQMMESQQDLKDPTEFIESVKIDLFGDEVYVFTPRGDVKALPKGSCPIDMAYAIHTNIGDHCSGARVNGVIVPLRYKLRNGDTVEIITSPNQKPNKDWLKLVKTARAKTKIRHRLRREERERAAALGRDLVERTLKKWGVSLSKAQRAGDLQRAAEQLKCNTVEGLFTEVGYGKVSAAQVAEAIVPPERRKGGGKASGEGRPNPITQILRRVTRRSSGSAIKVAGEDGVLVRYARCCSPLPGDKIVGFVTRGRGVTVHLRDCQKALDLDPARRVEVEWDPSVKGHHPVAIQVVCADKPGLLAHISKAFTDSGVNISQAHCRATDDKRAVNTFHADVTDLDQLKAVMRSLSRINGVYSVDRVAARS, translated from the coding sequence GTGCAGCGTTTGAGCGAGATTACTGCTGCGATCCGGTCGTACCACCCCGAGGCAGACATCGAACTCGTCGAGCGGGCCTATGCGTTCGCGTGCAAGGCGCACGAGGGGCAGATGCGCCGGTCCGGCGACCCGTACGTCACGCACCCGGTGTCCGTCGCGGCGCTGATCGCGCAGCTCAAGCTCGACGTGCCGAGCGTGTGCGCCGGTCTGCTGCACGACGCCGTCGAGGACACGAGCGTGACGGTCGAAGAGCTGACCGAGCACTTCGGCCAGGAGATCGCGTTTCTCGTCGACGGCGTCACGAAGCTCGGCAAGCTGCCCTACAGCACCCGGGAGGAGCGGCAGGCCGAGAATTTCCGCAAGATGCTGCTCGCGATGGCGCGGGACATCCGCGTCATCCTCGTGAAGTTTTGCGATCGCCTCGACAACATGCGCACGCTCGATGCGCTGCCGCCGGAGAAGCAGGAGCGCATCGCGGCCGAGACGATGCAGATCTACGCGCCGCTCGCGCATCGGCTCGGCATTCAGTGGATGAAGTGCGAGTTCGAGGATCTGTCGTTTCGCTACCTGTATCCGGGCGAGTACGAGCAGATCCGCGCCGCGGTCGACCAGTCCGAGAGCGAGCGCCGCCGCTACATCGCCGACGTCGAGCAGCTGATCGCGAAGGAGATGGCCGCCGGCGGCGTCCACTGCACGGTGACCGGCCGCGCCAAGCACCTGTGGTCGATCCGCCAGAAGATGCGCCGGACGGGGCGGTCGTTCGACGAGATCCACGACAAGATCGGATTTCGCGTCATCACCGACAGCGTGGCGGCCTGTTACCAGGCGCTCGGCGTCGCCCATTCGGCGTGGACGCCGATCCCGGGGCGGTTCAAGGATTACATCGCGCTGCCGAAGCCCAACATGTACCAGTCGCTCCACACCGCGGTGATCGGCCCGGACGGCGAGCGCATCGAGATCCAGATTCGCACCGAGGAGATGCACCGCGTCGCCGAGTTCGGCGTCGCGGCTCACTGGAAGTACAAAGAGGGCAAGCCGGCCGGCTTCACCGACGACGAGCGCAAGTTCGCGTGGCTCCGCCAGATGATGGAGTCACAGCAGGATCTCAAGGACCCGACCGAGTTCATCGAGTCGGTCAAGATCGACCTGTTCGGCGACGAGGTGTACGTGTTCACGCCGCGCGGCGACGTCAAGGCGCTGCCGAAAGGGTCGTGTCCGATCGACATGGCGTACGCGATCCACACGAACATCGGCGACCACTGCTCGGGCGCGCGCGTCAACGGCGTCATCGTCCCGCTGCGCTACAAGCTCCGCAACGGCGACACGGTCGAGATCATCACGTCGCCGAACCAGAAACCGAACAAGGACTGGCTCAAGCTGGTCAAGACGGCGCGCGCGAAGACGAAGATCCGCCACCGATTGCGCCGCGAGGAGCGCGAGCGCGCCGCGGCCCTGGGGCGCGACCTGGTCGAGCGCACGCTCAAAAAGTGGGGCGTGTCGCTGAGCAAGGCCCAGCGCGCGGGCGATCTGCAACGGGCGGCCGAGCAGCTCAAGTGCAACACGGTCGAGGGGCTGTTTACCGAGGTCGGGTACGGCAAGGTGAGCGCGGCGCAGGTCGCCGAAGCGATCGTTCCGCCGGAGCGCCGTAAGGGCGGGGGCAAGGCGTCGGGGGAGGGGAGGCCGAACCCGATCACCCAGATCCTGCGGCGCGTGACCCGCCGAAGCTCCGGCAGTGCCATCAAGGTGGCGGGCGAAGACGGCGTGCTCGTCCGCTATGCGCGCTGTTGCAGTCCGCTGCCGGGGGACAAGATCGTCGGGTTCGTGACGCGCGGCCGAGGGGTCACCGTGCACCTGAGGGACTGCCAGAAGGCGCTCGACCTCGATCCCGCGCGCCGCGTCGAGGTGGAATGGGACCCCTCCGTCAAGGGGCACCACCCCGTGGCCATTCAGGTGGTTTGCGCGGACAAGCCGGGGCTGTTGGCGCACATTTCCAAGGCGTTCACCGATTCCGGCGTCAACATTTCGCAGGCACATTGCCGCGCGACCGACGACAAACGCGCCGTCAACACGTTTCACGCCGACGTGACCGACCTCGATCAGCTCAAGGCGGTGATGCGCTCTCTGTCGCGGATCAACGGCGTCTACTCGGTCGACCGGGTCGCGGCGAGGTCGTAG
- a CDS encoding guanylate kinase, with protein sequence MSNRRGILVVISSPSGAGKTTLARRLLSEFDDLEFSVSYTTRPPRSNEINGRDYVFVDDATFDDMVARGEFAEHAVVHGNRYGTSRAAVERALVAGRDVVFDVDGQGGRALHGQFPHDSLMVFILPPSLDALRERLKKRATDPPEVIARRLAKAIEELAYHREYQHRVINDDLERAYAQLRALYLVRKLGDAAPEDARAAVAALDEDAAYRHAEALIAAGAR encoded by the coding sequence ATGTCGAATAGGCGGGGCATCCTGGTCGTCATCAGCTCGCCGTCGGGCGCCGGCAAGACGACGCTCGCGCGCCGGTTGCTGTCCGAGTTCGACGACCTCGAGTTCTCGGTCTCCTACACGACGCGGCCGCCGCGCTCCAACGAGATCAACGGCCGCGACTACGTGTTCGTGGATGATGCAACATTCGACGACATGGTCGCCCGCGGCGAGTTTGCCGAGCACGCCGTCGTGCACGGCAACCGCTACGGCACGTCGCGCGCCGCGGTCGAGCGCGCGCTCGTCGCCGGCCGCGACGTGGTGTTCGATGTCGACGGCCAGGGCGGCCGCGCGTTGCACGGCCAGTTCCCGCACGACAGCCTCATGGTGTTCATCCTCCCGCCGAGCCTCGATGCGCTGCGCGAGCGGCTCAAGAAGCGGGCGACGGACCCCCCCGAGGTCATCGCGCGCCGGCTCGCCAAGGCGATCGAGGAACTCGCCTACCACCGCGAGTACCAGCACCGGGTGATCAACGACGACCTGGAACGGGCCTACGCCCAACTGCGCGCGCTATATCTGGTGCGCAAGCTCGGCGACGCGGCGCCGGAGGACGCGCGCGCCGCCGTGGCCGCCCTGGACGAGGATGCGGCCTACCGGCACGCCGAGGCGCTGATCGCCGCGGGCGCCCGGTGA